The genomic window TTATAAGCGCCGGGATTCTGGTGTCAAGGGGTTTAAAAATACTTCTTGTAGAAAAGAATGTGAATCCCGGCGGGTATCTTTCGTCGTTTAAGAGAGGCGACTTTATTTTTGATTCCGCTGTCGATTGCTTTTCGGGTATTGAAAAGGGTGGATTGATAAGCAATGTCTTAAAGCTTCTCGATGTTGATAGCCAGGTGCATTTTGTGCGTGTTGATCCTATACGAGTAAGCATGTTCCCGAACCTTAAGGTTTCAGTTGATTCGGATATAAATACCTATATGGATAAACTTATGGCAATATTTCCTTCCGAAGCTGCTGCAATCAGGGGGTTCTTTAAAAGAGCTTCTATGGTATATGATGAACTCCAAATAGCGATAAACAAGCTTATTTCGGGTGAATTTGAATTAAATATAATAAGTCCGAACATACTGAAACTTATGTATAGTTCGTACGAGGAATTGCTGGTTGAATATATTACCGACTACCGGCTTAAAGCCGTATTGTCCGACCGGTGTACGTTTGTTGGCCTTCCGCCTTCAAAAGCTTCTGCCTTTTCAATGATTGCCTTAATGATGAGTTACTTTAAATTTGGCGCATATAGACCTGTGGGGGGCTTTCAAAAACTCGCGAATGTCTTTGTTGATGGAATAAGGAAGAACGGAGGCAAGGCTATCTTCGGTACGGAGGCAAAGCAGATTATTTTAGACAAACAAAATTATTGTACGGGTGTAAAATGTGATAACGGTGATGAATATACAACACGCTATATTATATCAAATGCCGACTTTAATCATACCTTCAGGAGCATCATGGGAGGAAAATATTCGTCTTTTGCCAGAGATATGACGGAGAACATTGGAAGTTCAACCTCTTTTTTTATAGTCTATGCGGGTATCATGGGCGATGCCGGCAAATACTCCAGTATCGGCTATTATCCATCTTATGATATGGAGGGTTTCTTTTCTCCGGATAAGACGTTTAAGGAGGATACAACCATAGGCATTACTATCGCCAGTATCGAGGATAAATCACGTGTTCCAGCGGATTGTAATACCATAGTGCTGCACGAAATGGCAGATGGATCTCGATGGGATTGTGTTGATAAATCAAAATGTACCGGGGCAGTATTAAAAAAAGCAGAAAGTATCATTCCTGATATAATGGATAGAATTGTTGTCCTTGACTCAGCAACACCTCAGACACTGCAGAGATACACGGGAAACTATCATGGCGCTGCATTTGGCTGGAGACAGGCGCCGGTGTTCAAGGGGATAAAGAGATGCGGAATAAATAATCTGTATATTGCCGGCCACTGGGGGAACATGGGTGGCGGCGTTTTAGCTGCTGCATACGCTGGAGTTGAAGCGGCAAGCGAAATTCTTACGAAAGAGGGAATACACATTGCCATCTGATGTTTGTGTTGTTATCCCTGCCTATAACGCATCCAGTACCATTGGGAATATCGTAATCGGCGCATTAAAACATGTTTCTAAGGTCATCGTCGCCGATGACGGTTCTACGGATAATACAGCAGTTGCGGCTTCCGGGGCAGGAGCAGAGATAGTTATAATAGACAGAAATAGAGGAAAAGGAAATGCCCTAACAGTTCTTTTTCAGAAGACCGTAGATGAAGGATACGATGCCGTAATAAGCATGGATGCGGATGAGCAACATGATCCTGAAGAGATACCGAAGTTTCTTGCTGCTCATATCATGCACCCGGATGATATAATTTCAGGCTCAAGAATGGGTGAGAAAGAAAAAATTCCAAGGGCGCGATACAACTCTATGTGTATAGCGCGATATTATATTTCCCTTGCCGCCAATCAATTTATAGAAGATACACAATGTGGTTTCAGGCTTTACCCTCTATCGATAATAAAAAAAATCCGGTTGAAGACAGAAAGATTCGTTACTGAAACCGAATTGCTGATGAAAGCGGGAGATATGGGCGCAGACATCAGGTTTGTAAGTATTAAAACGATATACAATGAAAACGGGACCCATTTCAAGCCTGTTAAGGACATTGTTGCTATAACAGCATATGTCATTTCCTATATTTACGTCAAATGGTTAATCGAAGGGATAACCTCAAACAATTCAAATACCTATTTAACACAAAACCATCTAAGGGATTTAATAGGCAAAAACAAAACCGTGGATATTTTTTTTCAAATATTTACGGTTTTCACCGCCCTGCCTGCAACGGTGTTTTTTTTACTCGAATATCAATTTTTAGGGCTATTTATACCAAACAATTTTGCATCTATACGGGAACGTGGCTGTGGATTTTCCAAGATTACCCTTTCAACACAAACGTTGCCTGTTTTGTTTATCGTTGCCGGTATTGAAAAAATCATGAATGTTACCGGGTCTAAGGTCAATATCTTGGATGGTTTTATAAAAAGGTTCTTCTCAAATTCATGGAAAGATACGGAATAGTATAAAGATAGTAATCCACATACATGGCTATTTCGATAAAAGAAGGCTTTAAATTACTAGTATATAGATACATTCCCTATTGTTTTTTATATCCCTTTTTTGTGGTATTTGGCAGGTTAGAAGTCAAGGGGATTGAACACATTCCGATAAAAGGCGGTATTATTATAGCGTCGAACCATTTAAGTTATATTGATCCGCCTCTCTTAGCAACGATACTTCCTCGAAGATGCAATTTTATGGCAAAACATGAATTATTTGATATACCGATATTGAAATATATCATACGGTATTATGCCTTTCCTATAAATCGGCAAAAACCAAGGGTGTCCGCAATAAAAACTGCGATACACAAGCTTTGCAACGGAGAAATAGTCGTCATATTTCCGGAAGGGAGCAGAAATATAGGAACAACTTTCCTTCCTCCTAAAAACGGTATTGGCATGGTAGCTCTTTTGAGTAAGATGAATGTTGTGCCGACATTGATTGAAGGCACAGACAATCTCTTTCCCCCGGGCAAATTCATCCCAAGACCGGCAAAGATACGAATAACGTTTTGCAAACCACTTGACCCTGTCCTGGAAGATACGGATTATAGAGTAATCAGTCGCAAAATCATGAGCCATATAACACAAATGACTGCGACAAAAACTTTAGGTGCTTAGCATTTTCTGTAACCCATATTACCAGCGGTTGTTACAATAGCATTTTTAGGCGTATTTTGCTAAATAGTCCTGAGAAAAACCTCTTTAAAACGGGATTTTTGCAATTTTTTCTGGATACCACTATTTCATAACTTACTGATCAGGCAATACTGGGTGAAAATAAAAAAGGCATGTTTCTGTAACGAAACATGCCTTTTTTTTATGAGGTTTTGAACAAAAACCCTTGTGTCAGATTCCCGAGATCGTTATTGGTGTTGATGGTCTTTGGGAACCTCTTTCTCGCAATCAAAGCAGAAGTACGTCTTGCCACATTCGTGTCCCGTCCCACTCTCTGCTTTGCAGGTAGGACAAAACGAGGTGATACCACAAATATGATCGTCTCCCACTTCTTTCTCGCAATCGTAACAGAAGTAAGTAACATCACAGATGTGGCCTGGGCCAACTTCTTCTTCACAGGTTGAACAAAAAGTAGTTACTCCGCAGACGTGTCCATCCCCCACCTCTTTTTTGCAATCCTTACAAAAGAAGGTTAGGTCGCAGATATGACCGCTGCCAACCTCCTCTTTGCAGTGCTGGCAATACGTGGTAAGACCACAAATGTGTCCTTCCCCGACTTCTTTATTACAAGTGGCGCATTTATGTGGCGCCTCAGCCATAGATTCCTTTTTTCCCTCTGGCAGTGCCTCCACCTTTTCGTCTTGAGGTTTTGCAGCGGGTATTTCAGGCACAGCAGCCTGTGGCGCTCCTGGTGCTGGCGCAACTTCTGGTATAACGGGCGCTTTTGGCACTTCAGGAACTGCTGGTACCTCTGGCATTGAAGGAGCTTCCGGTGCTTCAGGAAGTTCTGGTACTGCCGGGGCCTCTGGCACTTCGGGAACCTCAGGAACCTCAGGAACCTCAGGAACCTCAGGAACCTCAGGAACCTCAGGAACCTCAGGAACTGCTGGTACCTCTGGCATTGAAGGAGCTTCCGGCGCTTCTGGAAGTTCTGGTACAGCCGGGGCCTCTGGCATTGAAGGAACCTCTGGCACTTCAGGAACCTCTGGAACCTCTGGCTTTGCAGGAGCTTCTGGCGCTTCAGGAAGTTCTGGAACTGCCTGGGCCTCTGGCATCGAAGGAGCCTCTGGCACAGCTGGTACCTCTGGCATTGAAGGAGCTTCCGGCGCTTCTGGTACTGCTGGAACCTCTGGCATCGAAGGTGCTTCTGGCGTTTTAGGCGCTTCAGGTACCGCCGGGGCCTCTGGCACTGTTGGCGCTGATACCTGTGGAATCTCAGGTCGAGTTACTTGAGCCTCAGGAGTAACCGTTGGCACTGGGGTAGGTATTGGTATTCCTTCAGGACGTTTTACCTCCTTCAAAGGTTCTCCTTTTATCTCAGGCGCCTTTGTTTCCTTGACTTGTGTCTGGGTGGCAACACAGGAACTCAAAAAGATTGTAAGACTTACTAAACCTACTCCCCAAAACCCCTTTTTCATAAACTCCCTCCTTAAACCTTATTTTGCAAATAGTTATTACGATTAATTTTTAATGCTGTTGCTCGCTATTAATTCCAACTCATCGGGTATTTCCCGTTTTTCCAGGTCTATTCCAGCTGCAGAAAAAAACTTCTTTCTTACCGCATCAAAGGTGATTCTCGAAAGTGACTTCTTATCGTTTACGTCTCCAAAAATCCCCAAGTCAACACAGCCTGCCGCCATATTGGCATGTCCGCCCGCGTTCATAAATCCAAAGGCCTTTTGCAGTAAAAATGCGAGATTGATTCTTGAATCTACGCTTCGCGCTGATAGCTGCACTTTATCCTTGTCGATACCAAAAACGAGAACGGTGGATACACCCTCCATCTGCAACATCAATTCAGCCGCTTGCGGCAGGGCGTCCCTGTCGGTTATAAATTCCACAAAAGATATCAGGTACGAACCCCGTATTTCACGATTTCGTATGGTTCTTCCGATGATATCCATGGTTTCTGCGCTCATGGGAGGATTTTCGATTTGATTTAAGAGCGCCGTGTCCAGCAATGGGGAGAGGTAAGCCGCAGCTTCGAGATCTTCAGTGGTTGTGTTTCTGGTAAACCCGCCTGTGTCTACCCGGATTCCGTAACGAAGCGCCGTAGCCAGGGGTGGATCAGGAACAATATCCAGATGTCTCAGATATCGCGTCATGATGGTAGAAGTTGCGCCAATCTTAGGTAATATTTCAATAAACTCGCCTTTTACAAGACTGAGATCTGTTTGATGATGATCAATGACAATATGAGGAATAGTATGGAGGGGCAAGATATTATTTTTTGAAGGGATAGAAGCCTCTATTAATGCCACCTTGCCTGCCGATGAAACTATTTTAAGCACTTCCTCAGTGGTTTTTAACCGGGTAAGATCGGTTTCTAACAAATTGACCAGCGTCTTGTTTTGCTGACGACCGATGTTCCCACCGTAATAGATATTGGATTTAATATTATATTTTTCCGCAATGCGCTTAAGCGCGAATCCGGAGGCAATGGCATCTGGATCAGGATTGTCCTGCAAAAAAATCGCTACTCCCTTGTTTGCTGCTGCCTGGATAACACTTACCAAACTGAAAACAGATCTTTTCAGTTTAGCCGTTTCTAGTTCATTCAGGATTGCATCGATAATAATCCTGGCGGTTTGAACGGTGCGATCGACGCCGTTCTCTGATAACTCGGCGCCCTCCATTTCATCAGTTGCCTGCGATAATATAAATTTATCAGGAAATAATTTCCTTATGCGGTTTGCTAAGGTTAAATTATCTCTGTGAGTCTTCTGCAGAAGGATGAAGGCTATCGTATTTTTTATTGGCAAAGAATCAAAGTCCAGGGTATGGATGTCAGCGGTCATTACGCGCAGATTGGGCTCTTTTAAACCAAGAAAAACCGCTTCGTTATTGCCGATTACCAGTGTTTCTTCACCAGATCGGCTTAAAATTCTGGCTAAAGCGCAACTAATTTCATCACATCCTAAAATAAGATACATCGTTACATCCTTTTCTTAGTGAAATTTCTTTCTAAAGAAAATCAAGAGGCGACGTATTATACGATTATGTCTCTTAGAAGTCAATATTAAAACTGCTTCCTTCCTAATTTTAACCTTTTACAAATATGGGAGTTATATTATGGAATAGTATCGTAAGCTGTGACATAAGCGTCTTTTTTCCGATCGAGTTTTAACTTGAAATCTTGTGATTGGTTCAGGTAACATTACCGTAAATATTCCGGATCATCCAGAATCACGATTGTGAGCAAGTGTCTGCATATGCAAATGTATGATATTGTTAATCAGGTTGGCATTACCGAATCCCTATGGCGGGAATCCATTGAAAGGCATGACGCTGTCAGTGAAGAATTTGACGGTATTCGTTTTTTCAGGATAACAAAAAAGATTGGCGTCTTGGGTAAGGGATCCATTATTACTGAGGAAGGAATTATTTTTGGTTTTCCCAGCATAGCCCGGGTATTACATTTGGAAAACGGCGTTCGTAATGCCTATAGGCACCCTTTTTATGTGGAAGAAAAAGTTGATGGGTATAATGTCAGGGTTGTGCGTATCCAGGGCCGTGTGTTGGTTTTTTCCCGTGGTGCATATGTTTGTCCGTTTTCTACAGACCGGATTGCAGATTTTTTGGAAGCAAAGAAAATATTTGATGATATGCCGGGCCTGATCGTTTGTGGTGAGTTTGCCGGTCCCGATAATCCTTATAACATTGAACATCCTCCTTATGTGAAGGAAGACGTCGGGTTTTTCGCCTTTGACTTAATGTCGATCAATCAACCTCATGCAATCCCTGTTAATGAACGATATAAGATCTTTGACACCTATCGTATGCCTACGGTAAGGAGATTTGGACAGTTTTCAGCATCGGATATTTCAGGCCTGAAAACGATCATGAAAGAGCTGGACTCGATGGGATGTGAAGGTGTTGTGCTAAAGCCAACCCATCCTGCAGAAAAGATTTTAAAGTACGTGACGCTCGGCTCTTGTTTGCGTGATATTAACGTTACCGCTCCTTTGATGCCAGAGATGGCTTCTGAATTTTTTACCCATCGGATTATTCGTGCAGCGATGTTTATTTATGAACAGACGCGGTTTTTACAACCAGAAGTTTTCTCGCAATTGGGAAAGGCCTTGCTTAGGCCGTTATGTGACAATGTCGCAAAAGCGGCGCGGAACGAAGTTATTGACGAACAATTTCTTCTCAGGTTTCGGGAAGAGAAAAATATCCAACGGATGATAGATCACCTCCACAAATGTAAGGTAAAGTTCGAGGTGCTATCGAAAAATAAAATAGGAAACTACTGGCATGTCAAGTTCGCAAAAAAGTGTTATGCCACCTATGAAATCCTTCAAGGACATTTGCAAGGTGCAACTCATGTGGACTAAGTTAGTTTTAATGGCAGCGGTTCAGATCAATGCGAAATACATCAAGAAACAACATGGCGAGCGTTTATAATCGTGGATGGGATGGTCGTGCTTTTCGTGCCAGAACAGGTGAAGAGAGATTTAATCCTTCTCTGAATAATTATTCCGTTTACGGTGCCAGCTTATCGAGTATGCCGCGTAACATACGGGGATCAAGGTAGCGGATGCCAAGTTTATCAGCCCATTTAACGATACCCGTGTCCGCGGTCACCAGTATGCCATCGAGTTCCTTCGCCAGGAGGATTAAATCAACATCCTCTTTACTATCAATGATTCCTTCTCTCAGGGCAGCGCGATATTTTTTTCTCAGATCGGCAATAGCAATATCCTCTAAAGTTTCGGATTCAGTTTTATAGGGAATTTCTTCTGTCATGCGCACATCCGGAAAAAGAAAAACTGACTTCTCTCGTGAGGATTTTCGTTTCCGTTCGATCTCTTCGGATATCTTTAAACTCTTTCCTATTCTTTTGCGTACAGCTTCTTCGGCCACTCGCAGTCCCTTGTCAATCCTGTGGCGCACATCTTCAATGAGTTCGTACAATAAAAAAGCCGGGACAGAAAGTTCGTATCGCTTTGGAGGTTTTTGGATGATACGAATTTGAAGATCGGGAGGGATGTCCTTTGTTTCTATAAAATTGAACAACTCCTGATAGATCGATGGAGGCATATAAAAGGATATTCCTTCTAATTTGCCGACGATCTCCAGAAATGTACGTAACGCCGCTGTTGGGTTCAACCCAAACGATTGGTACACTTCCGGGTTAGTAAAAATACTTGTATCGATGATGATTCGTCCGTGTTTAATGTTTTTTTCCATAAAAAGCCTCTCATTTGGATAGGGATTTTCTCTCCTTCTTGGTAAACTCAAAAACGTTTCGAAAGAGTTGTGCCTCCGCAGAAGTCATTTCTTTGCCTCTCCGTTTCATTGCAATCTTTGCCACGAGTAGCGCCTTTTCCAGGTTGTAGACCACCATGCCATGATGGGAATACCACGTAAAAGAAGGTAAATATTTCGGAGGATAGGACGTGGTTATAAGATTGCAGGAAAAACCAAAGATACTTCCCGTCTGGATCGTCGTATTGATGGCAGTTTTCGTATGATCCCCCATTACCATCCCCAGGAACATGTGATTGGTGTCCATAACATCCCCTTCAATTTCAACCTTGATATTTCCGTAGGTATTAAGAAGATTGCTGTTTACCGTATCCGCGCCCATATTAACCCATGAGCCAATATAGGAATCACCGACGAATCCGTCGTGCTGCTTGTTGGTATAGTTGTGAAAAATCGTATTGACAATTTCTCCCCCAACCTTGCAAGCCTCGCCAATATTGGACCCTTCCCGTATCCGTGTGTTAGATTGAACGACCGCATGATCACCAATGAAAGCGGGGCCCTCAACGGTGGTGTTCGGGGCGATGGTAACATAATTCCCCACATAAATGGGCCCTTCCTCCGCATCAAATACGCATCCGGGTTTAATCCGGCTTTCTTGACCGATGTATATTTGGCCTTTATTCACAAAGTACACACCGTCATACACCTCTCCCAAAATGGCCCCCTCTTTGACAAACATCAGGTAATCCTTTTCTATTTGGGACTTATTGTATTTAACAAGATCCCAAAAATAATGGATAACAG from Candidatus Brocadia sp. includes these protein-coding regions:
- a CDS encoding NAD(P)/FAD-dependent oxidoreductase; this encodes MPDYDVIVIGSGIGGLISAGILVSRGLKILLVEKNVNPGGYLSSFKRGDFIFDSAVDCFSGIEKGGLISNVLKLLDVDSQVHFVRVDPIRVSMFPNLKVSVDSDINTYMDKLMAIFPSEAAAIRGFFKRASMVYDELQIAINKLISGEFELNIISPNILKLMYSSYEELLVEYITDYRLKAVLSDRCTFVGLPPSKASAFSMIALMMSYFKFGAYRPVGGFQKLANVFVDGIRKNGGKAIFGTEAKQIILDKQNYCTGVKCDNGDEYTTRYIISNADFNHTFRSIMGGKYSSFARDMTENIGSSTSFFIVYAGIMGDAGKYSSIGYYPSYDMEGFFSPDKTFKEDTTIGITIASIEDKSRVPADCNTIVLHEMADGSRWDCVDKSKCTGAVLKKAESIIPDIMDRIVVLDSATPQTLQRYTGNYHGAAFGWRQAPVFKGIKRCGINNLYIAGHWGNMGGGVLAAAYAGVEAASEILTKEGIHIAI
- a CDS encoding RNA ligase; this translates as MQMYDIVNQVGITESLWRESIERHDAVSEEFDGIRFFRITKKIGVLGKGSIITEEGIIFGFPSIARVLHLENGVRNAYRHPFYVEEKVDGYNVRVVRIQGRVLVFSRGAYVCPFSTDRIADFLEAKKIFDDMPGLIVCGEFAGPDNPYNIEHPPYVKEDVGFFAFDLMSINQPHAIPVNERYKIFDTYRMPTVRRFGQFSASDISGLKTIMKELDSMGCEGVVLKPTHPAEKILKYVTLGSCLRDINVTAPLMPEMASEFFTHRIIRAAMFIYEQTRFLQPEVFSQLGKALLRPLCDNVAKAARNEVIDEQFLLRFREEKNIQRMIDHLHKCKVKFEVLSKNKIGNYWHVKFAKKCYATYEILQGHLQGATHVD
- a CDS encoding DHH family phosphoesterase, with protein sequence MYLILGCDEISCALARILSRSGEETLVIGNNEAVFLGLKEPNLRVMTADIHTLDFDSLPIKNTIAFILLQKTHRDNLTLANRIRKLFPDKFILSQATDEMEGAELSENGVDRTVQTARIIIDAILNELETAKLKRSVFSLVSVIQAAANKGVAIFLQDNPDPDAIASGFALKRIAEKYNIKSNIYYGGNIGRQQNKTLVNLLETDLTRLKTTEEVLKIVSSAGKVALIEASIPSKNNILPLHTIPHIVIDHHQTDLSLVKGEFIEILPKIGATSTIMTRYLRHLDIVPDPPLATALRYGIRVDTGGFTRNTTTEDLEAAAYLSPLLDTALLNQIENPPMSAETMDIIGRTIRNREIRGSYLISFVEFITDRDALPQAAELMLQMEGVSTVLVFGIDKDKVQLSARSVDSRINLAFLLQKAFGFMNAGGHANMAAGCVDLGIFGDVNDKKSLSRITFDAVRKKFFSAAGIDLEKREIPDELELIASNSIKN
- a CDS encoding glycosyltransferase family 2 protein — protein: MPSDVCVVIPAYNASSTIGNIVIGALKHVSKVIVADDGSTDNTAVAASGAGAEIVIIDRNRGKGNALTVLFQKTVDEGYDAVISMDADEQHDPEEIPKFLAAHIMHPDDIISGSRMGEKEKIPRARYNSMCIARYYISLAANQFIEDTQCGFRLYPLSIIKKIRLKTERFVTETELLMKAGDMGADIRFVSIKTIYNENGTHFKPVKDIVAITAYVISYIYVKWLIEGITSNNSNTYLTQNHLRDLIGKNKTVDIFFQIFTVFTALPATVFFLLEYQFLGLFIPNNFASIRERGCGFSKITLSTQTLPVLFIVAGIEKIMNVTGSKVNILDGFIKRFFSNSWKDTE
- a CDS encoding 1-acyl-sn-glycerol-3-phosphate acyltransferase, producing the protein MAISIKEGFKLLVYRYIPYCFLYPFFVVFGRLEVKGIEHIPIKGGIIIASNHLSYIDPPLLATILPRRCNFMAKHELFDIPILKYIIRYYAFPINRQKPRVSAIKTAIHKLCNGEIVVIFPEGSRNIGTTFLPPKNGIGMVALLSKMNVVPTLIEGTDNLFPPGKFIPRPAKIRITFCKPLDPVLEDTDYRVISRKIMSHITQMTATKTLGA
- a CDS encoding RNA ligase partner protein; the protein is MEKNIKHGRIIIDTSIFTNPEVYQSFGLNPTAALRTFLEIVGKLEGISFYMPPSIYQELFNFIETKDIPPDLQIRIIQKPPKRYELSVPAFLLYELIEDVRHRIDKGLRVAEEAVRKRIGKSLKISEEIERKRKSSREKSVFLFPDVRMTEEIPYKTESETLEDIAIADLRKKYRAALREGIIDSKEDVDLILLAKELDGILVTADTGIVKWADKLGIRYLDPRMLRGILDKLAP